In Spirosoma aureum, a single genomic region encodes these proteins:
- the cysK gene encoding cysteine synthase A, whose translation MKANTILETIGQTPHVRLNRLFPGYEVWMKLERANPGASIKDRIALAMIEDAESKGILTTGSTIVEPTSGNTGIGLAMVAAVKGYKLILVMPESMSIERRKIMAAYGAEFDLTPRELGMKGAIARAHELVESTPSAWMPQQFENPANIDIHKRTTAQEILADFPEGFDVLITGVGTGGHLTAVSEVLKEKFPNLKAYAVEPEASPVISGGAPGPHPIQGIGAGFIPQNLHVNSIDGSIQVSRDEAFAWAQRAAKEEAIFVGISSGASLAAVYKKLPDITPGSRILTFCYDTGERYLSIEGLY comes from the coding sequence ATGAAAGCCAATACAATTTTAGAAACCATCGGTCAAACACCCCATGTTCGCCTGAACCGACTTTTTCCTGGTTATGAAGTGTGGATGAAGCTCGAACGGGCCAATCCTGGTGCCAGCATAAAAGACCGGATTGCACTGGCTATGATTGAAGATGCCGAATCCAAAGGCATATTAACGACGGGAAGCACAATAGTTGAACCCACATCAGGTAATACCGGAATAGGTCTGGCGATGGTTGCAGCCGTCAAAGGGTATAAACTAATTCTGGTCATGCCCGAATCGATGAGCATTGAACGGCGAAAGATCATGGCCGCCTATGGGGCTGAATTTGATCTGACTCCCCGCGAACTGGGTATGAAAGGAGCCATTGCCAGAGCCCACGAACTGGTTGAGTCGACACCGAGTGCCTGGATGCCCCAACAATTCGAAAATCCTGCCAATATTGACATTCATAAACGCACAACCGCCCAGGAAATTCTGGCTGATTTCCCCGAAGGTTTCGACGTTCTCATCACAGGCGTTGGTACAGGTGGGCACCTTACGGCTGTATCGGAAGTGCTAAAGGAGAAATTCCCAAATCTGAAAGCCTATGCCGTTGAACCTGAAGCATCGCCCGTCATTAGTGGTGGCGCTCCGGGCCCACACCCCATTCAGGGCATTGGCGCCGGTTTTATTCCCCAGAATCTGCATGTCAATTCCATTGACGGAAGCATTCAGGTTAGCCGTGATGAAGCATTCGCCTGGGCTCAGCGGGCAGCCAAGGAAGAAGCCATTTTCGTTGGTATTTCATCAGGGGCATCGCTGGCAGCCGTATATAAAAAACTCCCTGACATTACTCCAGGAAGTCGAATTCTTACATTCTGTTACGATACAGGTGAACGATATTTGTCAATCGAGGGGTTGTATTAA
- a CDS encoding serine O-acetyltransferase — protein MIVANSSFLDHLQAQRTQYRYKLPSRPDAGRFIDQLMRLLFPVTQDCQSASQHVEETYQKIHQQFIHLLQPLASTLPASPEIITDQFFEQLPAIYDNLLLDAHAIVDNDPAAIGIEEVVAVYPGFYAISVYRIAHELLRLNVPLLPRMLTEYAHGHTGIDIHPGAQIGRSFFIDHGTGVVIGETTIIGTNVKVYQGVTLGATHVAKSMAQKKRHPTIENNVVIYANATILGGRTVVGHDSVIGGNVWLTSSVEPYSLVYNQHQTDVRLKSLEDAEPINFVI, from the coding sequence ATGATTGTCGCTAACTCTTCATTCCTTGACCACCTGCAGGCTCAGCGGACTCAATACCGTTATAAACTTCCCTCCCGGCCAGATGCCGGACGGTTTATTGACCAGCTCATGCGGCTCTTATTTCCAGTAACGCAGGATTGCCAGTCGGCCTCTCAGCATGTTGAGGAAACCTATCAAAAAATTCATCAGCAATTTATTCACCTGCTTCAGCCGTTAGCATCTACCCTACCAGCTAGCCCAGAGATTATTACTGATCAGTTTTTTGAGCAATTACCGGCCATTTATGACAATCTGCTTCTGGATGCCCATGCCATTGTCGACAATGATCCGGCTGCTATTGGAATTGAAGAAGTTGTTGCGGTATATCCGGGTTTTTACGCTATTTCGGTCTATCGGATTGCCCATGAGCTACTTCGCCTGAACGTACCGCTCCTTCCCCGAATGCTGACCGAGTATGCGCATGGCCACACGGGCATCGATATTCATCCGGGTGCGCAAATTGGCCGGTCATTTTTCATCGATCACGGTACGGGGGTCGTTATCGGCGAAACCACCATTATTGGCACCAATGTCAAGGTTTATCAGGGTGTAACGCTGGGTGCAACGCACGTTGCCAAATCAATGGCTCAGAAAAAACGTCACCCGACTATTGAAAATAACGTTGTTATCTATGCCAACGCTACCATTCTGGGTGGTCGTACGGTTGTCGGCCACGATTCAGTAATTGGTGGTAACGTTTGGCTGACCAGCAGTGTAGAGCCTTATTCCTTAGTTTACAATCAACACCAGACCGACGTTCGGCTTAAATCACTTGAGGATGCCGAGCCAATTAATTTTGTCATCTGA
- a CDS encoding TonB-dependent receptor, with amino-acid sequence MQFFLRTYFLFFISLGGGIALAQNGPNVLGSVHDPAGAVVEFATVALHRATDSTVIKTEFSNASGAYQFAAVPAGRYFVSASLVGFSRSQTGPFAISTFNETLPVIQLKPSGTTQLKEVTVQARKPLFERENDRIVVNVDASPLSAGATSLEILSRSPGVTVDQNDNLALRGKQGVLVLIDGKRVPMTGAELADMLRSLPANSVEKIELITNPPAKYDAAGSAGIIAIKLKKDGRQGTNGSVTASYGYGRYGKLASGLTLNHRHKKLNIFGSYNYNVRNVFTQLTLHRDFYQNNLFTGSSDQDNAGKTRYITNTYRAGLDYTLSKRTLLGVVVNGMDMDAKASIPNVTKTFGAEGQLQSSYQSANNRGLRMPNVATNLNLKHSFDSTGKRELTADVDFAHYETHRLQNLATTYSVPVIAPTVLAGDLNGGLNITSFKADYVHSLPNQTRLEGGIKTSWVNSDNDVLFTNLIEGQTIIDTGKTNHFRYNENITAAYITINKTIKKLSIQAGLRGEQTIAKGVQVIGNNDFKRNYFQLFPSVFLKQSLSKTHDLSVSLSRRIDRPTYNQLNPFRAYIDATTYFSGNPSLFPQLSYNVELTHTFKQKFITSISYSRTDQPIISVVQPAPEGNRQAVSTFQNLTRSDYYGLTMTIPVQPTSWWSMDNNLVAYYQRFIGELAGTSLNAGLPAYTINSTNTFTLGHGWTADLTGNYQSHQLYGFLDIQPLGQLNIGLQKSMWNKKGTLKLNMTDIFYTSPFHATSEYANYREQFNQRQDTRVATASLTYRFGNDTLTPSRRRTGGAEDEKRRAGGA; translated from the coding sequence ATGCAGTTCTTTCTACGTACGTACTTTTTATTCTTTATTAGTTTGGGCGGAGGTATTGCCCTTGCTCAGAATGGTCCTAATGTTCTCGGTAGCGTACACGACCCGGCAGGTGCCGTAGTTGAGTTTGCAACCGTAGCCTTGCATCGGGCTACTGACTCGACAGTAATTAAGACCGAGTTCAGCAACGCTTCCGGCGCTTATCAATTCGCGGCTGTTCCGGCAGGGCGTTATTTCGTATCGGCCTCACTGGTCGGATTCAGCCGCTCACAGACTGGTCCTTTTGCTATATCCACGTTTAACGAAACGTTACCCGTCATTCAACTGAAACCCAGTGGTACAACCCAGTTGAAAGAAGTTACCGTTCAGGCTCGCAAACCCCTTTTCGAACGCGAAAACGACCGGATTGTCGTCAATGTCGATGCCAGTCCACTCAGCGCGGGAGCCACTTCCCTTGAAATCCTCAGCCGCTCACCGGGTGTAACTGTCGATCAGAATGATAATCTTGCGCTTCGAGGGAAACAGGGCGTTTTGGTTCTGATTGATGGCAAGCGTGTGCCCATGACTGGAGCCGAGCTAGCTGATATGTTACGCTCGTTACCAGCCAATTCTGTCGAAAAGATTGAATTGATCACTAACCCACCCGCCAAATACGATGCAGCTGGCAGCGCCGGTATCATTGCGATTAAACTGAAGAAAGATGGCCGTCAGGGCACCAATGGTAGCGTGACGGCCAGCTATGGGTATGGCCGTTATGGTAAGCTAGCGAGTGGCCTTACCTTAAACCACCGGCACAAAAAACTAAACATCTTCGGGAGCTATAATTATAATGTTCGCAATGTTTTCACGCAACTGACGCTGCATCGGGACTTTTACCAGAATAATCTATTCACGGGCAGCAGCGATCAGGACAATGCGGGCAAGACACGTTATATCACGAACACCTATCGTGCTGGCTTAGATTATACTCTATCGAAACGAACCCTGCTGGGTGTGGTCGTGAATGGGATGGACATGGATGCCAAAGCCAGCATTCCGAATGTTACAAAAACATTTGGGGCCGAGGGACAACTGCAATCCAGCTATCAGTCAGCAAACAATCGCGGGCTGCGCATGCCGAATGTCGCCACAAACCTGAACCTTAAACACAGTTTTGACTCGACAGGAAAACGGGAGTTGACGGCTGACGTTGATTTCGCTCATTATGAAACACACCGATTACAAAATCTGGCTACCACTTACAGCGTACCGGTCATTGCTCCGACGGTATTAGCCGGTGATCTGAACGGCGGTTTGAATATTACGTCTTTTAAAGCCGACTACGTCCATTCGCTGCCCAATCAGACACGGCTGGAGGGAGGCATTAAAACCAGTTGGGTTAATTCGGACAATGATGTGCTATTTACAAACCTCATCGAAGGCCAGACTATAATCGATACGGGAAAAACCAATCATTTTCGCTACAACGAAAACATCACCGCAGCTTATATTACGATCAATAAGACAATCAAAAAGCTATCGATACAGGCTGGTTTGCGAGGGGAGCAGACCATTGCCAAAGGCGTTCAGGTTATTGGCAATAACGACTTCAAACGAAACTATTTTCAGTTATTTCCCAGCGTATTTCTCAAGCAGTCTTTGTCGAAAACGCATGATCTAAGCGTGTCATTAAGCCGTCGGATCGACCGCCCGACCTATAACCAGCTTAATCCATTTCGTGCCTACATCGATGCAACGACCTACTTCTCCGGGAATCCATCGCTGTTTCCGCAGTTGAGTTACAACGTTGAGCTAACGCATACTTTTAAGCAGAAATTTATCACATCCATTAGTTATAGCCGCACCGATCAGCCTATCATCAGCGTTGTTCAACCTGCTCCTGAAGGCAATCGGCAGGCGGTGTCTACCTTTCAGAACCTGACCCGCTCCGATTATTATGGTCTGACCATGACGATTCCGGTTCAACCGACAAGCTGGTGGTCGATGGATAATAACCTGGTGGCATACTATCAGCGATTTATCGGTGAGCTGGCCGGAACATCGCTGAACGCGGGTTTGCCAGCTTACACGATCAACAGTACAAACACCTTTACACTCGGGCACGGCTGGACCGCCGATCTGACCGGGAATTATCAGTCGCATCAGTTATACGGATTTCTGGATATTCAACCGCTGGGGCAGCTAAATATTGGCCTTCAGAAAAGCATGTGGAATAAGAAAGGAACCCTGAAACTGAACATGACAGACATTTTCTATACCAGCCCATTTCACGCTACCTCTGAGTATGCAAACTATAGGGAACAATTTAACCAGCGGCAGGATACACGGGTAGCCACGGCTTCACTCACCTATCGTTTCGGAAATGACACCCTGACTCCATCACGCCGACGGACAGGAGGTGCTGAAGACGAAAAGCGCCGGGCCGGTGGAGCATAA
- a CDS encoding YitT family protein — translation MTQHSATFRIIKDTIFITAGVLGAGMGIKGFLLSSHFIDGGVTGISMLLSSIFNIPLPIWLLVINLPFIGLGYRQFGRQFAFKSTLGIAGLSLSLAIIPYPDVTPDLLLTSVFGGFFIGAGIGLAMRGGAVLDGTEIAALLISRSSPILKVSDVILLLNVVIFSAAAFFLGVSPALYSMITYFAASKTVDFIIHGIEEYTAVLIISRHHEQIRNQIIDRGWGVTVLKGQEGYGKHGSHHDIESVLYVVLTRLELNRLRSMIISTDPRAFIIQHTVDDVAGGKVKSLPLH, via the coding sequence ATGACTCAACATTCTGCTACATTTCGAATAATAAAAGACACTATTTTCATTACAGCGGGGGTACTGGGTGCTGGTATGGGCATTAAAGGCTTTTTGCTTTCCAGCCATTTTATTGATGGGGGCGTTACAGGCATTTCTATGCTCCTGTCGTCTATATTTAACATTCCACTTCCAATCTGGCTTTTAGTTATAAATTTACCGTTTATCGGCTTAGGTTATCGCCAGTTTGGCCGACAGTTTGCATTTAAAAGCACACTTGGTATTGCCGGTCTATCGCTCAGTCTGGCTATCATTCCCTATCCTGATGTTACCCCCGATTTATTATTAACCTCGGTTTTTGGTGGCTTCTTTATCGGGGCCGGAATTGGTCTGGCTATGCGGGGTGGCGCCGTATTAGACGGAACAGAAATTGCAGCTCTCTTAATTAGCCGAAGCAGTCCAATTCTGAAAGTAAGTGACGTTATCTTGTTGCTGAACGTTGTCATTTTCAGCGCTGCGGCCTTCTTTCTGGGTGTCAGTCCGGCACTTTATTCCATGATCACGTATTTCGCGGCCTCAAAAACAGTAGACTTCATTATTCACGGTATTGAAGAATACACGGCTGTTTTGATTATTTCCAGACATCACGAGCAAATCCGGAATCAGATCATTGATCGGGGCTGGGGCGTCACTGTGCTCAAAGGTCAGGAAGGCTACGGAAAACACGGTAGTCACCACGATATCGAGTCGGTCCTGTACGTTGTGCTCACCCGACTGGAATTGAACAGGCTACGCAGTATGATTATCTCAACCGACCCCAGGGCGTTTATCATTCAACACACTGTCGATGATGTGGCGGGTGGAAAAGTAAAGAGCCTTCCGTTGCATTGA